The Sandaracinobacteroides saxicola nucleotide sequence CTGCGCCGCCGCAGCGCGCTGGCGGCCTGACCCCTTTCGTCACGGAAAAAGCGGCGCGGGCACCCCCCGCGCCGCTTTTTTCATGCCCGGGTTTGCCTGCAACGCCATCCGCGCGTTAAGGTCACACGATGGCCGACAACCCCGACCCCCCCGTGCTCGAAACCACCCGCTCCAGCGGCGACGTCTTCCGCAACACGCTGGTCGCGGCCGCCGCCGCCGGGGTCGCCGTCCTGATCTGGCGCCTCGTCGACCTCATCCTGCTGCTCTTCGCCTGCGCGCTGGTCGCCATGATGTTCTACCAGTTCGCCCGCTGGCTGGAGCTGCGCCTGCGCCTGCCCTTCGCGCTCGCCCTCACGCTCGCCGTGCTGGTGCCGCTCGCCAGCCTCCTCACCGTCTTCACCCTGTTCGGCGCCATGCTCGCCGACCAGTTCGGCGATCTCTTCACCCGCCTCCCCGCCGCCTTCGCCAGCGCGGAAAAATGGCTGCTGCAACAGCCCATCGGGCAAGAGGTCATCACCCGCCTCAAGGGCCTCGCGCCCGACGGCAGCAGCATCGTCAACGCCGTCAGCGGCATCCTCGCCAGCACCGGCACCGCGCTTTCCGGCCTCGCCGTCGTGCTCATCGGCGGCATCTACCTCGCCGCCCAGCCCCGGCTCTACACCCGCGGCATCCTCATCCTCGTCCCCGCCGAACACCGCCCCCGCGTCGTCCACATCGTCGGCCAGATCGTCGAATCGCTGAACAGCTTCCTGAAGGGGCAGGGCGTCGGCATGCTCTTCGTCGGCGTCACCACCTCGATCGGCCTCTCCATCGTCGGGCTGCCCTCCGCCGTCGCCATCGGCCTCGTCGGCGGCCTGTGCGAGTTCGTCCCCTATCTCGGCGTCATCGTCGTCACCATCCCGGCGGTTATCCTCGGCTTCGCCCAGGGCACCGACACCGGCATCTGGACCTGCGTCGTGCTCCTCGTCGTGCAGCAGGTGCAGGGCAACATCGTCAGCCCGATGGTGCAGAGCCGCATGGTGGACATCCCGCCGGCGCTCACCATCTTCACCCTGATCGCCGCCGGCCTGCTGCTCGGCCCGCTCGGCGTCATCCTCGCCGTGCCCCTCACCGTCATCGGCCTCGTCCTGCTGCGCGAACTGGTCACCCACCGAAAGGCCTGACCGCAGGCCGGTAACTTGGCCCTTCCCGTTGGCGTCCGCCCGCCGCTGCGATAGGGCCGGTCCATGGACCTGAACCTGAA carries:
- a CDS encoding AI-2E family transporter, giving the protein MADNPDPPVLETTRSSGDVFRNTLVAAAAAGVAVLIWRLVDLILLLFACALVAMMFYQFARWLELRLRLPFALALTLAVLVPLASLLTVFTLFGAMLADQFGDLFTRLPAAFASAEKWLLQQPIGQEVITRLKGLAPDGSSIVNAVSGILASTGTALSGLAVVLIGGIYLAAQPRLYTRGILILVPAEHRPRVVHIVGQIVESLNSFLKGQGVGMLFVGVTTSIGLSIVGLPSAVAIGLVGGLCEFVPYLGVIVVTIPAVILGFAQGTDTGIWTCVVLLVVQQVQGNIVSPMVQSRMVDIPPALTIFTLIAAGLLLGPLGVILAVPLTVIGLVLLRELVTHRKA